AACATTGCTGCcaaattttcctttaaaaaaatgaaatgcccGACCGGTAACTTTCTGCCACAGCTTCATTTTCTGGGATACATGACTCCTGCTGTGTATCTGGGGAGCCCTGTTATGTTTTCAATCCATTTGTTGTAGTTGCTGACCTGTGTGTAAACTCCTGGGTTGTTCTTCTTGGCGCAGCCATTACCCCAGCTCACTACCCCGAACAGAAACATCCGGCCAGATGCTTCACACACCAATGGACCACCAGAGTCACCCTGTGAGGAGAGGACACACCTGTCAGTCAATGCCTGTAGCAGACTCATATGGATACTGACTGGCAGTAAATGAAACAATTACAGGTTTAAATCCATAATATTGTGAACAAATGAATGCTGTGCAAACCGATCTGCCGCTATCAGGCATTTAGTATTTTttgaatgattttaaaatgGTCTGAAGTGGAATTTAGACCCAGAATAATGAACACTTTTTGGGTGACAACAATCAATTTTGATCTAAGATATTTGTTTTAACATCAATAATTGCTTCACAGAACAATATCAAACACATCAATGCAATTTATAAAATAAGAATAgatcaaaaagtgaaaaagattAGAAATTCCTTTATGCAAAGGCTGAAACGTTAAATTAAAGCTTTAAGATGTGCATAAATAAGCAAAACCACATCAAGAGCAAAGGATGCACATGAAGGTCTAAGCTCACAAGAAGGAGTCGTCTTCACACCTCCACTGAGCCTGGTGCATATATGCATGTCAGTTCCTTTAAGTTCTTTATGCACATCTGTTTGCAAGCAAGGTGCTTCCAATCTTTTTCACTTAAGGTTTGTACTCTGGGCTgttttttattcacatattATTCATGCAATGACGTCTTTGCTCACCCCGCAGGCATCAGTGCTCCAGTCAGGGCTCCCAGCACAGAGCATGTTGTCAGTGATGCGATCTCCATAGAACAAATCACTCTTACAGTCAGTCTGGGAGATGAGTTTCACCTCGGCCTGTTTCAGTAACTGTGAATAGTGCCATGCGCCTGCAGAGAACACAGTGCTAGTTAGAATCACTCAAATGGCTGAAAGTTCAGTCATGAATCTGTAGGTTAGAGGTTCTGCAGTACATACCAAATCTCTCCTTGCCGAATCCTGCAATGCTGCATCGAAATCCTGCAGGCAGGTGAGTGTGAGGTGGAGGAAGACAAACTGTCCGTGCAGACGCTGATCGCACCGCACATCTTCCATCTCTAGTTCTGATCTTCAACAGtgctgaaatgtaaaaagacaGTAATGAGTCCTGTTCACAGAGCACCCATACagctatttctctctctcactcttatACACACACCTATGTCATGGTCGTAGTTGATGTGATCATATTTTTGATGGACGATCAGTTTTTCCACTGTGAACTTCTGTTCCCTGATTGCATCTGTGTCATTAATGGCGCTCTTCCCCAGGTACACAGACAGACGCTTGATGTCGGTTTTCTCACTGCACCAAATACACACatggttaacacacacacacacacacacacacacacagaaatgtgcaaacacattacacacccTCATGAGTCACATTGCTATTATAGTTTGAGAACTACGGTGGAGGAAGTGATAGTGGGCAGTGTTTTGTCTCACCCATCTTCAAAGCAGTGTGCAGCAGTGAGAACCCAGCATGGTGAGATGAGAGAGCCACCACAAAGGAAGCCACTACGATTCTTGTAGATAGCAGCCACCCATGGTTGTGACTTTATGGGTATGAAAGAACCACCCACAATTTTACTCAGCCTCTGTTCGGACCTCTCGCCACATGTCAGCTCTGCAGGGACACACAGGACAAGTCAGTGAGTGCTAATGAAGGAAATAACAAAATGCCCTTGTGAAGAATATTAAATATGAGATAACAAACTACCTGTATCCGTTGATGTTGGACCTGTatggaaacaaagaaagataTCATGAGGAAAATCCAAATCAGAGTATTTCAATAACTTTTAAATCGTTAGTCTCGGTCTTACATTTGGGAATTTTGCAGAATTCTCTCACAACCCTCCCTCCTCTTATGACACGGCACCATGGCATCAAGACCTGGTTAGGATTCCTAGAATTCAAGTGCAACAATTttaaacacataacatacacaatACTTTCCCCTGATATATCTAGGTGCCAGATACTCAAAGTATACCTGCAGTAATTATGTTCGCCAATTCCCTCTGAGGCTCCCCAAGGGTTTTGAAACTGGTCCCAGTTGAGACATCTTTTGCCGCGACCTGACTTGGAAACAGTTCCCCTGTAACTGCTCCCATCGCCGGACTGACAACTCTCTGAAGATCACATcacaaagagagaggagagaaattaTGATATCTGGTGACAAACAGAGAATTTTAAGAATATATCAATGCCTTAACTTACCTCCATTAAGGCCTTGAGGTTTCAGCGCTCTATTTTTAGACCACCGTTGTGAGAAAACCTGAgaacagcacagacagacagattcaTAAAAGCCTCTGAATCCACTGGCTTTCAAATCCAAAGCTACTTCCTCTCATTGTTGCTTACCACATTAACATTCATTGCTGcaaggatgatgaggatgactAATAGTTTCATCTTCACTTCTGGTTTTGCTTCTCCTTATTGTGGATATTTTTGTCAGATGATGgcctgaaaaaagaaaataatttacagaAATGGAACAACGCCAAGTGACTGGATGACCTTATAGGGAGTTTATCTTTTAGCACATGACCGCATGGACACACGTCTGACTATggaacagaaacagacacatagGTTCTTTGTCTGGGTTTAATTGTGCCCATTTGCAGTGTTTTATCACATTAGTCTCGATTGCATTGTACATTTGTTGCTGTGGAGAGTTTTAAAGTAAGAGCAGCAGATAGAACATGCTCACTGTCTGTACTATAAAGACAATGCTATCAATATCTGTACAGTGAGTGCAGTATCATTGCAGGCTTGTAGATTACTGTATGGGATGAGTGTATCATTACACCACTCTAGTTTTGCAGTACAGTTAATATTTCTGTATCAAGACACATTCTCGACTTGATAATAACACAAGAAACTGATTGCATGGTTAGAGCTGTGCACAGTTTCTGCCACAAAATATCAGTCTTGGATTTCtttcattattatcattcatgaagtagacaaaaaaaatccttacCTTTCTGTCCAAACTTGTAATCCTGATGAAGGTCTTTGTTCTGTTGTCGTAGCAAGATTCAGACTCACGCTGTTAGTTGCTCTGGTGTTGCAGTTCTAATCCTGCCTGCTTTTCCtcccttttaaaaacaaagaggaaacaaGTGGGAGGGGTTTATCAGCACATCTGAAAATATGACTGGCTCTCAGCTGCTGATTTGTCTTGACCAAAGAATTTGTCATGTCCTGTCATAGACATACACCCCCTCCCCTTTAACcgcagaaaaacagtaaaaaaaaaaaaatctatctgaAATTGGTTATGTGTACATTGAAACGGATGTTGCTGTGAGTGCAGATGGGCACATCTGCCCATTCAAACTATAAGGAAAGTTTTAAGACTCATAAGTAATTCCCCTATTGTTCACCACATTATATACTTGGTAGACTGAAGGGTGGCCGCTGGTGGAATAATTTACCATTCTTTATAATCAAATCACTGAATAAggtcattttacatttaacaacagctgaagaaatgtattattatattataacaaGTCACCGATAAACAGCAGGTTTTTCTGACTGATACAGGGCTTTTACAGCTTATCATGACAAGAGCAGAATGAAGAAGTGTTCTGTTTTGATTGAAGGCTGAGTAGTCAA
This genomic stretch from Thunnus albacares chromosome 14, fThuAlb1.1, whole genome shotgun sequence harbors:
- the LOC122997134 gene encoding urokinase-type plasminogen activator-like, with the protein product MVPCHKRREGCERILQNSQMSNINGYIPAELTCGERSEQRLSKIVGGSFIPIKSQPWVAAIYKNRSGFLCGGSLISPCWVLTAAHCFEDGEKTDIKRLSVYLGKSAINDTDAIREQKFTVEKLIVHQKYDHINYDHDIALLKIRTRDGRCAVRSASARTVCLPPPHTHLPAGFRCSIAGFGKERFGAWHYSQLLKQAEVKLISQTDCKSDLFYGDRITDNMLCAGSPDWSTDACGGDSGGPLVCEASGRMFLFGVVSWGNGCAKKNNPGVYTQVSNYNKWIENITGLPRYTAGVMYPRK